Proteins encoded by one window of Desulfovibrio ferrophilus:
- a CDS encoding ATP-binding protein: MKRLLLACLAVTVLLVSSAWASGGAEAPETSGVSSSQLRANILILNSYHYGYPWSDEIVRGLREGFSPFPGIELQVEYMDFKRYELAHLAPLLVDLYARKFSDKKFDLIVVSDNNAFSFIRQYGELLFPGLPVIFCGVNDFDPALIEGRNITGIVENYDVGDTLELALNQHPGKKRLVVIGDRSNTGTAIMNQVKQAESQFANRLSFEYWTKYDLDEIMSRAAQADDDTFFYFIPFYTEINGRFYSAQQLLDLVYQSTVAPIYSSWEFLLGHGIVGGKLLSGEEHGRQTAALSMRIITGESAADIPVITKATTLYRFDYDVLVSQGIPVGLLPEGSTLINEPKAFYELDKQVFWTIMVSFMLLLVTTVFLYFNIIRRRAVELRMQDQLSFQEILMDTIPHLVCWKDRQLNYLGANRYFMEFFGVADPARKTTIGHIVSPLHREFIDWTNRLDRRVVLSEKPLTGLKRGVPNAAGEQRQLEIKKVPLRDKSGGVVGTLTTAEDVTRAANLEKQLLQSQKMEAIGTLAGGIAHDFNNILTSIINSTELALMDVDGQTPAGQDLERSLKAAQRGSGLVKQILTFSRPSKEGFAPIKIQGVVSEAVALLRASLPRNIQVETHVTEDLPLCVADPNQINQILMNLCTNAFQAMRETGGHLSVSLGEVGVWGDDAEIRNIEPGRYVKLTVADSGPGISPEVVDKIFDPFFTTKGKAEGTGLGLAVVLGIVRGHRGSIEVESSPGHTAFTALFPEALGDEVQPVTPILPEFIPGAGHLLFVEDDEDQYETIPRVLETLGYSVTPARNAAEALEIVAGDPDGFDLVITDFDMPGLNGLELARRLAYDLPGVPVVMITGRERAVDHASALDNVSRIVLKPYDRNTIAQAIREVLTNHESRD, from the coding sequence ATGAAAAGATTGCTGCTTGCGTGTCTGGCTGTAACCGTGTTGCTGGTGTCCTCTGCATGGGCCTCCGGTGGAGCTGAGGCCCCTGAGACGAGTGGAGTTTCGTCGTCCCAGCTTCGGGCGAATATCCTGATTCTGAACTCGTACCATTATGGGTACCCCTGGTCCGACGAGATCGTCCGCGGTCTGCGTGAGGGGTTTAGCCCCTTCCCGGGAATCGAACTCCAGGTCGAATATATGGATTTCAAGCGATACGAATTGGCTCATCTCGCTCCTCTGTTGGTTGATCTGTATGCTCGCAAGTTCAGTGACAAGAAGTTCGACCTGATCGTGGTCTCCGATAACAACGCCTTTTCTTTTATCCGTCAGTATGGCGAATTGCTGTTCCCGGGGCTTCCCGTGATCTTCTGCGGCGTGAATGATTTCGATCCAGCCCTCATCGAAGGTCGAAATATCACGGGCATTGTGGAGAACTATGACGTTGGAGATACTCTGGAGTTGGCTCTCAATCAGCATCCAGGGAAGAAGAGGCTGGTGGTCATTGGGGACAGATCCAATACCGGTACGGCCATCATGAACCAGGTCAAGCAGGCCGAATCCCAGTTCGCCAACAGGTTGAGCTTCGAATACTGGACCAAGTACGATCTCGACGAGATCATGTCTCGCGCAGCCCAGGCCGACGACGATACGTTCTTCTATTTTATTCCCTTTTACACCGAGATCAATGGTCGCTTCTACTCGGCCCAGCAGCTTCTGGATTTAGTCTACCAAAGCACGGTAGCTCCTATCTATTCCAGTTGGGAGTTTCTTCTGGGGCACGGCATCGTCGGTGGAAAGTTGTTGTCGGGCGAGGAACACGGGCGGCAGACCGCTGCGCTGTCCATGCGAATTATTACCGGTGAGTCTGCGGCTGACATTCCTGTCATCACCAAGGCCACGACACTGTATCGTTTTGACTACGACGTGTTGGTCTCGCAAGGCATTCCCGTGGGCCTGTTGCCCGAGGGCAGCACGCTGATCAACGAGCCCAAAGCGTTTTATGAGTTGGATAAGCAGGTTTTTTGGACCATCATGGTCAGTTTTATGCTGTTGTTGGTGACCACGGTGTTTCTGTATTTCAATATCATTCGTCGACGGGCCGTGGAACTGCGCATGCAGGACCAGTTGTCCTTCCAGGAAATCCTGATGGACACCATCCCGCATTTGGTGTGCTGGAAAGACAGGCAGTTGAATTATCTGGGGGCCAACCGGTATTTCATGGAATTTTTCGGAGTGGCCGACCCGGCCCGGAAGACCACAATCGGGCACATTGTGTCCCCCTTGCATCGTGAATTTATCGACTGGACCAACCGTTTGGACCGGAGGGTTGTGCTCTCGGAGAAGCCCCTGACCGGACTCAAACGGGGCGTGCCCAATGCCGCTGGTGAGCAACGGCAACTGGAGATCAAGAAGGTTCCCCTTCGTGACAAAAGCGGAGGAGTGGTGGGAACACTGACCACTGCCGAGGATGTGACCCGTGCCGCCAATCTGGAAAAGCAGTTGCTGCAGTCCCAGAAGATGGAGGCCATCGGTACTCTGGCTGGTGGAATTGCACATGATTTCAATAATATTCTGACCTCGATCATCAATTCCACCGAGCTGGCATTGATGGATGTGGATGGTCAGACCCCAGCTGGGCAGGATCTGGAGCGGTCACTGAAAGCTGCTCAGCGGGGAAGCGGTTTGGTCAAGCAGATTCTGACCTTCTCTCGACCTTCGAAAGAGGGTTTTGCCCCCATCAAGATTCAGGGAGTCGTGAGCGAAGCTGTTGCTCTGCTCCGGGCCTCACTGCCCCGAAATATCCAAGTGGAAACTCACGTGACCGAGGATTTGCCGCTTTGTGTGGCAGATCCCAATCAGATCAACCAGATTCTGATGAATCTGTGTACCAATGCCTTTCAGGCCATGCGCGAAACCGGTGGCCATCTGTCCGTGTCACTGGGTGAAGTGGGGGTCTGGGGAGATGATGCTGAGATTCGAAATATCGAGCCCGGGCGTTACGTCAAATTGACGGTTGCAGACTCCGGCCCGGGGATATCCCCGGAGGTTGTGGACAAGATTTTTGATCCGTTCTTCACCACCAAGGGCAAAGCCGAGGGTACGGGGCTTGGTTTGGCCGTGGTCTTGGGGATTGTTCGTGGGCATCGAGGGTCCATCGAAGTGGAAAGCTCCCCTGGGCATACGGCCTTTACGGCACTGTTCCCGGAAGCTCTGGGAGACGAGGTGCAGCCAGTGACTCCCATTCTGCCGGAGTTTATACCCGGAGCAGGTCATCTGCTGTTTGTGGAAGACGACGAGGATCAATATGAGACCATCCCCAGGGTCTTGGAAACATTGGGCTATTCAGTGACCCCAGCTCGCAATGCTGCCGAGGCTTTGGAAATCGTAGCGGGCGATCCCGATGGTTTTGATCTGGTGATTACTGATTTTGATATGCCGGGCCTGAATGGCCTGGAGTTGGCCCGAAGGCTTGCGTATGATCTGCCCGGTGTGCCGGTGGTCATGATCACCGGGCGTGAGCGGGCTGTGGACCATGCCAGTGCGTTGGATAACGTGAGCCGGATCGTACTCAAACCTTACGATCGAAATACCATCGCCCAGGCGATACGGGAGGTCTTGACGAATCATGAATCAAGAGACTGA
- a CDS encoding sigma-54-dependent transcriptional regulator, giving the protein MNQETETFGRILVIDDDLEVRGTMQSLLSRMLLECETAGTLADGLDALAASEFDLVFLDVRLPDGNGLNALGQIKGMPGSPEVIILTGQGDPDGAELAIQGGVWDYLVKPSPIKQTMLSVQRALKYHMEKKGATPVALDLDNMVGHGPEMKQVFDFIAQAARSHAGVLITGETGTGKELTAQTIHENSFRSGNRFVVVDCASLTETLLESTLFGHRRGAFTGADKDRTGLVKLADGGTLFLDEVGEMPMSTQKSFLRVLQEKRFRPVGETREEKSDFRIVSATNKNLDQMVESGHFRGDLLFRLKTMSMELPPLRCRLADIKLLAMHHVSRLCEQYDAPVKGFGSDFFEVLSSYDWPGNVRELFNVLERAFVAAGEERTLYAMHLPRDVRIKVAKASLGGGMDRPCKDVSSQAASGMEPRPSQSQSADTVAVPPVQTHWQTNPVQAPALEGVDSLFAQSTPSLKEFKSQMEKRYLEQLIAMHDGDVKAILAASGLSRSHFYALLKKNDVQMKAD; this is encoded by the coding sequence ATGAATCAAGAGACTGAGACCTTCGGCAGAATCCTTGTCATCGATGATGACCTGGAAGTGCGGGGCACCATGCAGAGCCTGCTGTCCCGGATGTTGTTGGAATGCGAAACCGCAGGAACCCTCGCCGACGGCCTGGATGCCCTTGCAGCCAGCGAGTTCGACTTGGTGTTTCTGGATGTGCGTTTGCCTGACGGCAATGGCCTGAATGCCTTGGGTCAGATCAAGGGAATGCCCGGTTCGCCCGAGGTTATCATCCTGACGGGGCAGGGTGATCCCGACGGTGCGGAGTTGGCCATCCAAGGTGGTGTCTGGGACTATCTGGTCAAGCCCTCACCCATCAAGCAGACCATGCTGAGTGTCCAGCGGGCGCTGAAGTATCATATGGAAAAGAAGGGCGCCACGCCCGTTGCTCTGGACCTGGACAACATGGTTGGCCATGGGCCGGAGATGAAACAGGTCTTCGACTTTATCGCCCAGGCCGCACGAAGCCATGCCGGAGTGTTGATCACCGGTGAAACAGGGACAGGCAAGGAACTGACCGCGCAGACCATTCACGAGAACAGCTTCCGTTCGGGGAACCGGTTTGTGGTGGTGGATTGCGCTTCGCTGACGGAAACCTTGCTGGAATCAACCTTGTTTGGTCATCGCAGAGGCGCCTTTACCGGTGCGGACAAGGACCGGACCGGGTTGGTCAAGCTGGCCGACGGCGGGACGTTGTTTCTGGATGAGGTGGGTGAAATGCCCATGAGCACTCAGAAGTCGTTCTTGAGAGTGTTGCAGGAAAAGCGTTTTCGACCAGTAGGAGAAACTCGCGAGGAAAAGAGCGACTTCCGGATTGTTTCGGCCACCAATAAAAATTTGGATCAGATGGTTGAGTCGGGGCATTTTCGCGGGGATCTGCTGTTCCGGCTGAAGACCATGAGCATGGAGCTACCGCCCCTGCGCTGTCGTCTGGCGGACATCAAGTTGTTGGCCATGCACCACGTGAGTCGTCTGTGTGAGCAGTATGATGCGCCGGTCAAGGGTTTTGGTTCCGACTTCTTTGAGGTGCTGTCCAGCTATGACTGGCCTGGCAACGTGCGTGAACTTTTCAATGTTCTGGAGCGAGCCTTTGTTGCTGCCGGTGAAGAGCGCACTTTGTATGCCATGCATCTGCCCAGAGACGTGCGCATCAAGGTGGCCAAGGCTTCTCTGGGAGGCGGAATGGACCGGCCCTGCAAGGACGTCTCGTCTCAGGCGGCATCCGGGATGGAACCAAGGCCTTCGCAATCACAATCTGCGGATACTGTAGCCGTTCCCCCCGTACAGACTCATTGGCAGACGAACCCTGTGCAGGCTCCTGCCCTTGAAGGCGTGGACTCGTTGTTTGCCCAGTCCACGCCAAGCCTGAAGGAATTCAAGTCCCAGATGGAGAAGCGTTATCTGGAACAGCTCATTGCCATGCACGACGGTGACGTGAAGGCTATCCTTGCGGCGTCAGGCTTGTCGCGATCACATTTTTACGCGTTGCTCAAAAAGAACGATGTTCAGATGAAAGCCGACTAG
- the cobM gene encoding precorrin-4 C(11)-methyltransferase has translation MASVYFIGAGPGDPELITVKGRRLICEADLVLYAGSLVPSEVVACAREDARVEDSSSLTLDQTHALLAEAVERGGMVARVHTGDPSLYGAVQEQARLLDRDGISWEIVPGVTAAFAAAAMAGESFTVPERVQSLVVTRAPGRTAVPDGEELAAFAAHGCSMAIYLSTSLAQSVQAQLLEGGLTGDTPVVVVHRAGWPDGEVLRTTLEKLSQDVEYKQWTRQAVFLVLPGKAEKAPVSRLYDPSFAHGWRDSSD, from the coding sequence ATGGCATCTGTGTATTTTATTGGGGCCGGACCCGGAGATCCTGAACTGATTACGGTCAAAGGGCGCAGGCTTATTTGTGAAGCTGATCTTGTGTTGTATGCGGGGTCATTGGTTCCATCAGAGGTGGTTGCCTGCGCACGGGAAGATGCCCGGGTGGAAGATTCATCGTCCCTGACGCTGGACCAGACGCATGCCCTGTTGGCCGAGGCCGTGGAAAGGGGCGGGATGGTGGCGCGTGTGCATACCGGTGATCCCTCTCTGTATGGGGCCGTGCAGGAGCAGGCGAGACTTCTGGATCGGGATGGCATCTCTTGGGAGATTGTCCCAGGTGTCACGGCGGCCTTTGCTGCTGCGGCGATGGCTGGCGAATCGTTTACGGTGCCGGAACGCGTTCAGTCTCTGGTGGTGACGCGGGCCCCGGGGCGAACCGCCGTCCCTGATGGCGAAGAACTGGCAGCGTTTGCGGCACATGGGTGTTCCATGGCCATTTATCTGTCGACATCCCTGGCTCAGTCTGTTCAGGCCCAGTTGCTTGAGGGTGGTCTGACGGGTGACACACCCGTGGTGGTTGTGCACCGCGCCGGCTGGCCGGACGGTGAAGTGTTGAGGACCACGCTGGAGAAATTGTCTCAGGACGTCGAGTACAAGCAATGGACCCGCCAGGCGGTATTTCTTGTGCTCCCGGGGAAGGCTGAAAAAGCTCCGGTTTCGCGACTGTATGACCCCTCCTTTGCCCATGGCTGGCGCGACTCCAGCGACTGA
- the nifJ gene encoding pyruvate:ferredoxin (flavodoxin) oxidoreductase encodes MPKKMKTMDGNTAAAHIAYALSDSSAIYPITPSTPMGELSDDWAAAGLKNIFGQTVDVKQMQSEAGAAGAMHGMLAAGALTSTFTASQGLLLMIPNMYKMSGELLPGVFHVTARAIAAHALSIFGDHQDVMACRQTGFSMLASGSVQEAMDMALVAHLSAIESSVPFLHFFDGFRTSHEIQKVEVIDYEDIKKIVNWEAIEDFRARAANPEHPEIRGTAQNPDIYYQGREAANSFYDAVPGIVAESMKKVASITGRKYKLFDYVGDPEADRVVVSMGSSNECLEEVVNYLNSQGERVGLIKVRLFRPFVTDSFLEALPATASTVTVLDRTKEPGAIGDPMYMDICTAFMEKSHAPTVVAGRYGLGSKEFTPAMARAVFDNMKSAQPKTKFNVGIIDDVTNTSLEVEAALDTTPEGTVQCKFWGLGADGTVGANKSAIKIIGDNTDMYAQGYFAYDSKKSGGITVSHLRFGDSPIQSTYLVNAADYVACHNPAYVHQYDLLDGIKDGGTFVLNSPLSAEEMEKELPAALRRTIAEKNLKFYTIDAVKIAAEVGLGGRINMVMQTAFFKLANVIPFDKAVELLKGAIHKAYGKKGDKIVNMNYAAVDKATEAIVEIKVPASWAEAVAGDADSASEPRFIADVVRPILGQKGDDLPVSAFEPDGLFPVATAQYEKRGVAINVPEWIADNCIQCNQCSFVCPHAAIRPYVATDEELKGAPAAFETIDIKGSKELKDMKYRMQVYAQDCLGCGNCADICPAKEKALVMKPIASQLEAEVPNLAFAQASITEKSGLLGKRDNVKNSQLFQPLMEFSGACAGCGETPYVKVLTQLFGERMVIANATGCSSIWGASAPTTPYTVNREGFGPTWGNSLFEDAAEFGYGMAMGVQQRRAKLTDLVTTALEGELPAELKEAMTGWLENKDNAEESKTFGDQMRDLICVAAPSELLEEILSMDDLFTKKSSWIFGGDGWAYDIGYGGLDHVLASGEDINVFVMDTEVYSNTGGQSSKATPVGSIAKFAASGKKTGKKDLGRMAMTYGYVYVASVAMGANKQQFMKAITEAEAYPGPSLVIAYAPCINQGIRKGMGKTQLEQDLAVKSGYWPLYRYNPELADQGKNPFQLDYKKDPDGSLQEFLSGENRYGLLERTFPEESKKLRAQIEADYLVRHELLKNMADAAPITVAASGATGSASAEDGGKCEVSDTAEHAHKSGEACDDGRSGK; translated from the coding sequence ATGCCTAAGAAAATGAAAACTATGGACGGGAATACAGCTGCTGCACACATCGCTTATGCGTTGTCTGATTCCTCAGCTATCTATCCCATCACGCCTTCCACGCCTATGGGCGAACTGTCTGACGACTGGGCTGCCGCTGGCCTGAAGAACATTTTCGGTCAGACCGTCGACGTCAAACAGATGCAGTCCGAGGCCGGAGCTGCCGGTGCCATGCACGGCATGCTGGCGGCCGGTGCCCTGACCAGCACCTTCACCGCCTCCCAGGGCCTGCTGCTGATGATCCCCAACATGTATAAGATGTCCGGCGAACTGCTGCCCGGCGTCTTCCATGTCACTGCCCGAGCCATTGCAGCCCATGCGCTGTCAATCTTCGGCGATCATCAGGACGTCATGGCCTGCCGCCAGACCGGCTTCTCCATGCTGGCTTCCGGTTCCGTTCAGGAAGCCATGGATATGGCTCTTGTGGCGCATTTGTCCGCCATCGAGTCCAGCGTGCCTTTCCTGCACTTCTTTGACGGCTTCCGGACCTCCCATGAGATTCAGAAGGTCGAGGTCATCGACTACGAAGACATCAAGAAGATCGTGAACTGGGAAGCCATCGAGGATTTCCGTGCCCGCGCTGCCAACCCCGAGCATCCCGAGATTCGTGGTACTGCCCAGAACCCCGATATTTACTACCAGGGGCGTGAGGCCGCCAACTCCTTCTACGACGCCGTGCCCGGCATCGTGGCCGAGTCCATGAAGAAGGTCGCTTCCATCACCGGCCGCAAGTACAAGCTCTTTGATTACGTTGGTGATCCCGAGGCCGACCGTGTTGTCGTGTCCATGGGTTCCTCCAACGAGTGTCTGGAAGAGGTTGTCAACTACCTGAACAGCCAGGGTGAGCGCGTTGGTCTGATCAAGGTTCGCCTGTTCCGTCCGTTCGTGACCGACTCCTTCCTGGAGGCTCTGCCCGCCACCGCGAGCACCGTCACTGTCCTGGACCGCACCAAGGAGCCTGGCGCCATCGGTGACCCCATGTACATGGACATCTGCACCGCCTTCATGGAGAAGAGTCACGCCCCCACCGTCGTGGCCGGTCGTTACGGTCTCGGATCCAAGGAGTTCACTCCTGCCATGGCGCGTGCCGTGTTCGACAATATGAAGTCTGCCCAGCCCAAGACCAAGTTCAACGTGGGCATCATCGACGATGTGACCAACACTTCACTGGAAGTCGAGGCCGCCCTGGATACCACCCCCGAAGGCACCGTGCAGTGCAAGTTCTGGGGCCTGGGTGCCGACGGTACCGTTGGCGCCAACAAGAGCGCCATCAAGATCATCGGTGACAACACCGACATGTACGCCCAGGGTTACTTCGCCTACGACTCCAAGAAGTCCGGCGGTATCACCGTGTCGCACCTGCGCTTTGGTGACAGCCCCATCCAGTCCACCTACCTGGTCAACGCCGCTGATTACGTGGCCTGCCACAATCCGGCCTACGTGCATCAGTACGACCTGCTGGATGGTATCAAGGACGGCGGCACCTTCGTGCTGAACAGTCCCTTGAGCGCCGAGGAAATGGAAAAAGAGCTGCCTGCCGCGCTGCGCCGCACCATTGCCGAGAAGAACCTGAAGTTCTACACCATTGACGCTGTGAAGATTGCAGCCGAAGTGGGTCTTGGTGGCCGCATCAACATGGTCATGCAGACCGCCTTCTTCAAGCTGGCCAACGTGATTCCCTTCGACAAGGCCGTTGAGCTCTTGAAGGGTGCCATTCACAAAGCCTACGGCAAGAAGGGCGACAAGATCGTCAATATGAACTACGCCGCCGTGGACAAAGCCACCGAAGCCATCGTTGAGATCAAGGTGCCTGCTTCCTGGGCCGAGGCCGTGGCCGGTGACGCCGACTCCGCGTCCGAGCCCCGGTTCATCGCCGATGTGGTTCGTCCCATCCTGGGCCAGAAGGGTGATGACCTGCCGGTCTCCGCCTTTGAGCCTGATGGACTGTTCCCGGTCGCAACCGCCCAGTACGAGAAGCGCGGCGTGGCCATCAACGTGCCCGAGTGGATTGCTGACAACTGCATTCAGTGCAACCAGTGCTCCTTTGTCTGCCCGCACGCTGCCATCCGTCCCTATGTGGCCACTGACGAAGAACTCAAGGGTGCTCCGGCTGCCTTCGAGACCATTGATATCAAGGGCTCCAAGGAGCTCAAGGACATGAAGTACCGCATGCAGGTCTACGCTCAGGATTGTCTGGGTTGTGGCAACTGTGCGGACATCTGCCCGGCCAAGGAAAAGGCGCTGGTCATGAAGCCCATCGCTTCGCAGTTGGAGGCCGAGGTCCCCAATCTGGCCTTTGCCCAGGCGAGCATCACCGAGAAGTCCGGCCTGCTGGGCAAGCGCGATAACGTCAAGAACTCCCAGCTGTTCCAGCCCCTGATGGAATTCTCCGGTGCCTGCGCCGGTTGTGGCGAGACCCCCTATGTGAAGGTTCTGACCCAGTTGTTCGGTGAGCGTATGGTCATCGCCAATGCCACGGGTTGCTCCTCCATCTGGGGTGCTTCCGCTCCCACCACTCCCTACACCGTGAACCGCGAAGGCTTTGGCCCGACCTGGGGGAACTCCCTGTTCGAGGATGCTGCCGAGTTCGGTTACGGCATGGCCATGGGTGTGCAGCAACGTCGAGCCAAGTTGACCGACCTGGTGACCACCGCCCTTGAGGGTGAACTCCCGGCCGAGCTCAAGGAGGCCATGACTGGCTGGTTGGAGAACAAGGACAACGCTGAAGAGTCCAAGACCTTCGGCGACCAGATGCGTGACCTGATCTGTGTCGCAGCGCCCTCCGAGCTGCTGGAAGAGATCCTGTCCATGGATGACCTGTTCACCAAGAAGTCCAGCTGGATCTTCGGTGGTGACGGTTGGGCCTACGACATCGGTTACGGCGGTCTGGACCACGTTCTGGCTTCCGGCGAGGACATCAACGTGTTCGTCATGGACACCGAGGTGTACTCCAACACCGGCGGACAGTCCTCCAAGGCCACGCCGGTCGGTTCCATTGCCAAGTTTGCCGCTTCCGGCAAGAAGACCGGCAAGAAGGACCTGGGCCGTATGGCAATGACCTACGGATACGTGTACGTGGCTTCCGTTGCTATGGGCGCTAACAAACAGCAGTTCATGAAGGCCATCACCGAGGCCGAGGCCTACCCCGGTCCGTCCCTGGTCATCGCTTACGCCCCCTGTATCAACCAGGGCATCCGCAAGGGTATGGGCAAGACCCAGCTCGAGCAGGATCTGGCAGTGAAGTCCGGTTACTGGCCGCTGTATCGCTACAATCCTGAGTTGGCTGACCAGGGTAAGAACCCCTTCCAGCTCGATTACAAGAAGGACCCCGATGGTTCTCTGCAGGAGTTCCTGTCCGGTGAAAACCGATACGGTCTGCTGGAGCGTACCTTCCCCGAGGAGTCCAAGAAGCTGCGTGCCCAGATCGAGGCCGATTACCTCGTGCGGCATGAGCTGTTGAAGAATATGGCCGACGCTGCTCCCATTACCGTGGCGGCATCCGGTGCCACCGGTAGCGCATCCGCCGAAGACGGTGGCAAGTGCGAAGTCTCTGACACTGCTGAGCATGCCCACAAGAGCGGCGAAGCCTGTGACGACGGACGGTCCGGCAAATAA
- a CDS encoding HD-GYP domain-containing protein — MLTPLPNTKPFLQCPQSSDIECTTLSISLHQLAESLGMAVDAKDPCTCEHSEEVAVISQILALRMGYSPRKAETIHIAGHLHDIGKIGIPDDILRKPGTLTTREWGIIKRHPEIGAQIVRPVKALGHPGGIADIILHHHESYDGTGYPHGLRGRNIPDGARIIAVADSLSAMLQPRTYKPAMDFEAAAADIVRYSGQRYDPRVVEAFTQCDSEINAWITGMHNSSIQE; from the coding sequence ATGCTCACACCACTGCCCAATACCAAGCCCTTTCTGCAATGCCCCCAGTCGTCAGACATCGAATGCACCACGCTCTCCATCAGTCTTCATCAACTGGCCGAATCGCTGGGAATGGCTGTGGATGCCAAGGACCCCTGCACCTGTGAACATTCCGAGGAAGTTGCCGTTATCAGCCAGATTCTTGCTCTGCGCATGGGCTATAGCCCACGCAAGGCCGAAACCATTCATATCGCAGGCCACCTGCACGATATTGGCAAGATAGGCATCCCGGACGATATCCTGCGCAAACCAGGTACACTGACAACTCGGGAATGGGGAATCATCAAACGCCACCCGGAGATCGGGGCGCAAATCGTGCGTCCGGTCAAAGCCCTGGGGCACCCCGGAGGAATAGCCGACATCATTCTGCATCACCACGAGAGCTATGATGGTACAGGCTACCCTCACGGGCTTCGCGGTCGCAATATTCCTGACGGAGCACGCATTATTGCAGTAGCGGACAGCCTCTCCGCGATGCTGCAACCTCGGACATACAAGCCCGCTATGGATTTCGAGGCCGCTGCAGCAGACATAGTCCGGTATTCCGGACAGCGATACGACCCTCGAGTCGTTGAAGCCTTCACCCAGTGCGACAGTGAAATCAACGCCTGGATCACAGGAATGCACAACTCGAGCATTCAGGAATAG
- a CDS encoding universal stress protein: MEKQLLVTVSEEGCALKGIHFIHDFFEHQGALGLTLFYTAPKPRAVWVEEEFFEAMDEYDRTIRQGKQVGRESLSAARKLLAEYEFPEGQVNTKLHLREVSTAKDILSEGERGGYDAIVLGQRGARRFQEMMDESVTEQVVERQLGAPLWICREPEQGRRNVLLCLDGSDAAFRVAEHVGCILANEPRHNVCLMHVAESGLFAADSTPSIYARARKALQENGVDEARISEVPAVSGAVSAAIIAEARSGNYAVVATGSMERKRSRLRRAIFGSVVRDLMKLLTGAVLWVSA; the protein is encoded by the coding sequence ATGGAAAAACAATTGCTGGTCACCGTGAGTGAAGAAGGCTGTGCTCTGAAAGGGATTCATTTCATTCATGATTTTTTTGAGCATCAGGGTGCTTTGGGGTTGACCTTGTTCTATACGGCGCCCAAGCCAAGGGCCGTCTGGGTAGAGGAGGAATTCTTCGAAGCCATGGATGAATATGATCGCACAATCCGCCAAGGCAAGCAGGTGGGGCGTGAATCATTGAGTGCTGCTCGGAAGTTGTTGGCGGAATATGAATTTCCAGAGGGGCAGGTGAATACCAAGCTGCATCTGCGAGAGGTCTCCACGGCCAAGGATATTTTGAGTGAGGGCGAAAGAGGGGGGTACGACGCCATTGTTTTGGGGCAACGGGGGGCTCGTCGGTTTCAGGAAATGATGGATGAAAGCGTCACCGAGCAGGTGGTGGAAAGGCAGTTGGGTGCTCCCTTGTGGATTTGTCGCGAGCCTGAGCAGGGGCGGCGCAATGTTCTGCTCTGTCTTGACGGGTCCGATGCGGCATTCAGGGTTGCCGAACATGTAGGGTGCATATTGGCCAATGAGCCTCGGCATAATGTCTGCTTGATGCATGTGGCGGAGAGTGGCTTGTTTGCCGCTGATTCAACGCCATCAATCTATGCACGGGCCAGAAAGGCTTTGCAGGAGAATGGAGTGGATGAAGCCCGGATCAGCGAAGTCCCGGCTGTGTCGGGCGCCGTTTCTGCAGCAATCATCGCCGAGGCCCGTTCCGGGAATTACGCCGTGGTGGCCACGGGCAGCATGGAGCGCAAGCGGAGCAGGTTGCGCCGGGCGATATTTGGTTCGGTGGTGCGTGATCTCATGAAGCTGCTGACCGGGGCTGTGCTCTGGGTGAGTGCCTAG